In the Flagellimonas sp. MMG031 genome, one interval contains:
- the glmS gene encoding glutamine--fructose-6-phosphate transaminase (isomerizing) codes for MCGIVGYIGHREAYPIIIKGLQRLEYRGYDSAGISLFDGKDIHLSKTKGKVEDLKNKAESTIPTEGKLGLGHTRWATHGVPNDANSHPHYSNSGDLVIIHNGIIENYESIKQALTKRGYTFESDTDTEVLVNLIEEVKKKEGVKLGKAVQIALNQVVGAYAIAVFDKSKPDEIVVAKLGSPLAIGIGENEYFIASDASPFIEFTNNAVYLEDEEMAIVRIGKEIKLRKIKDDAIAYPNILELQLNLEEIEKGGYDHFMLKEIYEQPKAILDTYRGRLLADKGIVKMSGIDQNLEKFLNANRIIIVACGTSWHAGLVAEYIFEDLARIPVEVEYASEFRYRNPVITEKDVLIAISQSGETADTLAAIKLAKEKGAFVFGVCNVVGSSIARETHAGAYTHAGPEIGVASTKAFTTQITVLTLIALKLAQEKGTLSQSKFHEYLAELEAVPTKVEKALLSNPLVEEISETYKDSTNCLYLGRGYNFPVALEGALKLKEISYIHAEGYPAAEMKHGPIALIDEQMPVVVIATRKGHYEKVVSNIQEIKSRKGRIIAIVTEGDETVKQLADHVIEVPDTSESLSPLLTTIPLQLLSYHIAVMRGCNVDQPRNLAKSVTVE; via the coding sequence ATGTGTGGAATAGTAGGTTACATCGGTCATAGGGAAGCATACCCGATAATTATAAAAGGTCTGCAAAGACTGGAGTACAGAGGTTACGACAGTGCAGGCATCTCTCTTTTTGATGGAAAGGATATTCACTTGTCCAAAACCAAGGGCAAAGTAGAAGATTTAAAAAATAAGGCCGAATCGACCATTCCTACTGAAGGAAAATTGGGATTGGGCCATACGAGGTGGGCAACCCACGGGGTTCCCAATGATGCCAACTCACATCCGCATTATTCCAATTCAGGAGACTTGGTGATCATCCACAATGGCATCATCGAAAACTATGAGTCCATCAAACAGGCCTTGACAAAAAGAGGCTATACTTTTGAGTCGGATACTGATACCGAAGTACTGGTCAATCTCATCGAAGAAGTCAAGAAAAAGGAAGGGGTAAAACTCGGAAAGGCGGTGCAGATTGCACTGAACCAAGTGGTAGGTGCCTACGCCATCGCCGTTTTTGACAAGAGCAAGCCTGATGAAATAGTAGTGGCCAAACTAGGTAGTCCACTTGCCATTGGAATTGGTGAGAACGAGTACTTTATCGCTTCCGATGCATCCCCTTTCATTGAGTTTACCAACAACGCCGTTTATCTAGAAGATGAGGAAATGGCGATTGTTCGGATAGGAAAGGAAATCAAGCTGCGCAAAATCAAGGACGATGCCATTGCGTATCCCAATATTCTAGAACTACAGCTAAATCTGGAAGAAATAGAAAAAGGGGGGTATGACCATTTCATGCTGAAGGAAATCTACGAGCAGCCCAAAGCGATTTTGGATACCTATCGAGGCCGTTTGTTGGCCGATAAGGGAATCGTTAAGATGTCAGGAATCGACCAAAATCTTGAAAAGTTCTTAAACGCCAACAGAATTATTATTGTGGCCTGTGGAACTTCATGGCATGCGGGTCTGGTGGCCGAATATATTTTTGAGGATTTGGCGAGGATACCTGTAGAGGTGGAATACGCTTCGGAGTTCAGATACCGAAATCCGGTAATTACGGAAAAAGATGTTTTGATTGCCATTTCCCAATCCGGTGAAACGGCTGATACCTTGGCAGCCATTAAATTGGCCAAAGAAAAAGGGGCCTTTGTGTTTGGGGTGTGCAACGTGGTGGGTTCTTCCATTGCTAGGGAAACCCATGCCGGTGCCTATACACATGCTGGTCCGGAAATCGGGGTGGCATCCACCAAGGCATTCACTACGCAGATTACTGTGCTCACTTTGATTGCCCTCAAATTGGCGCAAGAAAAAGGAACCCTTTCGCAAAGCAAGTTTCATGAGTATTTAGCGGAACTGGAAGCCGTACCAACCAAGGTAGAAAAAGCACTGTTATCCAACCCATTGGTAGAAGAAATATCCGAGACCTACAAAGATTCCACCAACTGTTTGTACTTGGGAAGAGGCTACAATTTTCCAGTGGCATTGGAAGGTGCCTTAAAGTTGAAGGAAATCAGTTATATCCATGCCGAGGGATACCCGGCTGCCGAAATGAAACACGGCCCCATCGCTTTGATCGACGAACAGATGCCTGTTGTGGTGATTGCCACCCGAAAAGGACATTATGAAAAGGTGGTGAGCAATATCCAAGAAATAAAATCCCGAAAGGGACGCATCATTGCCATCGTTACCGAAGGGGACGAAACGGTAAAGCAACTTGCCGACCATGTGATAGAAGTACCGGATACCTCAGAAAGTTTATCACCATTGTTGACGACCATACCGTTGCAACTATTGTCCTACCACATCGCCGTAATGCGAGGCTGCAATGTGGACCAGCCAAGGAATTTGGCGAAGTCCGTGACAGTGGAATAA
- a CDS encoding DUF4270 family protein — protein MRFSHIFKVSALVGTLFLLLVSCEEELDTIGEGVIGGEPFSTGKVEYDVFAFNKGITAVQTNKLPLYQLGTFNDPIYGKRNASIISQLTLPTPSPSFGDISQASEDGPDNDQENETVSEVYLYIPFQRSPSGDRDGDGVPDVFEPGDAATDPNSDLDGDGVTDNQERAIGSNPFDPDEDGTGEGFVANTYPQRFDLDSIYGNREQSFNLVVSKSNYFLRDLDPNSNFQEAQEYYSNQDFSTFIGEELFNGEVTISDEELLFRDNEDDPDTPDIDESQEITNRLNPGIRVPLNPDFFQQNILDKEGQPELLTQSNFRNFLRGIHLTGTDMEELMFLLDLTQANITISYTYDDFDPETEQTVTSERDYVINLLSGTQAGGINGNAVNVFEDEMLPPYVEGALDSDENASRIYVKGGATLAEIRLFDELENGGSAIINEIKQNNWVINEANLVFYVDRETVGPTIVEPPRIYLFNAETNRPLFDALNEDPAINTGPNPLRYFLNHGGLLEKENDRGVKYTVRITEHINNIIVRDSANARLGLTATPNINLVGLREAMGSDMQGVDYPIAASMSPLGTVLYGSNLAPSEEAMKLKLEIFYTEAN, from the coding sequence ATGAGATTTTCCCATATTTTCAAAGTTTCAGCACTGGTTGGAACTTTGTTTTTACTACTTGTCTCTTGTGAAGAGGAGTTGGATACCATAGGAGAAGGTGTTATTGGTGGAGAGCCCTTTAGTACTGGTAAAGTGGAATACGATGTGTTTGCCTTCAACAAGGGAATCACTGCTGTACAGACCAATAAATTGCCACTGTACCAATTGGGAACTTTTAACGACCCCATTTATGGCAAGCGAAATGCGAGTATCATTTCACAACTTACCCTGCCTACTCCCTCGCCTAGTTTTGGAGATATTTCCCAAGCTAGTGAGGATGGCCCGGACAACGATCAGGAAAACGAAACGGTAAGCGAAGTGTACCTATATATTCCTTTTCAACGATCTCCTTCCGGTGATAGGGATGGCGACGGGGTACCCGATGTATTTGAGCCCGGCGATGCAGCAACAGACCCCAACTCCGATTTGGATGGTGATGGCGTAACCGACAACCAAGAAAGAGCCATTGGTTCCAATCCATTTGATCCAGATGAGGATGGAACAGGCGAAGGGTTTGTAGCCAATACATATCCACAAAGGTTTGATTTGGACAGTATTTATGGAAATCGGGAACAGTCCTTTAATTTAGTGGTGTCCAAATCCAACTATTTTTTGAGGGACTTAGATCCCAATTCTAACTTTCAAGAAGCTCAAGAGTACTACTCCAACCAAGATTTTTCTACTTTTATTGGTGAAGAATTATTTAATGGTGAGGTTACCATCAGTGACGAAGAACTGCTTTTTAGGGACAATGAGGACGACCCTGACACTCCGGATATCGATGAATCCCAAGAAATAACCAATAGGTTGAATCCTGGAATCCGAGTACCGCTGAATCCAGATTTCTTTCAGCAGAATATTTTGGACAAGGAAGGTCAGCCAGAGTTATTGACCCAGTCCAATTTCAGGAACTTTTTGCGAGGCATCCACTTAACGGGTACCGATATGGAAGAACTTATGTTCCTTTTGGACCTAACCCAGGCCAATATCACCATTAGTTATACCTACGATGATTTTGACCCAGAGACAGAGCAAACGGTCACATCGGAAAGAGATTACGTTATCAATCTTTTGTCCGGGACACAAGCTGGAGGAATCAACGGAAATGCGGTAAATGTTTTTGAGGACGAAATGTTGCCTCCCTACGTAGAGGGGGCCCTCGACAGCGACGAAAATGCGTCAAGGATATATGTTAAGGGTGGTGCCACCTTGGCAGAGATACGTCTTTTTGATGAATTGGAGAATGGAGGGTCTGCCATCATCAATGAAATCAAACAGAACAATTGGGTGATCAACGAGGCCAATTTGGTGTTTTATGTGGACCGTGAAACGGTAGGCCCTACCATAGTGGAGCCACCGCGAATTTATTTGTTCAATGCAGAAACCAATCGTCCGCTTTTCGATGCACTTAACGAAGATCCGGCGATCAATACAGGTCCTAATCCATTGCGATACTTTCTTAACCATGGCGGTTTGTTGGAAAAGGAAAACGATAGGGGCGTAAAATATACCGTGCGTATTACGGAGCATATTAACAACATCATTGTACGGGATTCCGCCAATGCCAGATTGGGGCTGACTGCTACGCCCAACATCAACTTAGTGGGACTTCGAGAAGCGATGGGCAGCGATATGCAAGGGGTGGATTATCCCATCGCCGCATCCATGAGCCCATTGGGTACGGTCCTTTACGGAAGCAATCTAGCTCCAAGTGAGGAGGCCATGAAGTTGAAATTGGAAATCTTTTACACAGAAGCAAATTAG
- the panD gene encoding aspartate 1-decarboxylase, which produces MQVEVVKSKIHRVKVTGADLNYIGSITIDENLMDAANIIRGEKVQIVNNNNGERLETYAIPGPRGSGELTLNGAAARKVAVGDVLILITYAWMDIEKAKTFNPALVFPNEETNLLQ; this is translated from the coding sequence ATGCAAGTAGAAGTCGTAAAGTCCAAAATTCACCGAGTAAAAGTAACCGGAGCCGACCTTAACTATATCGGAAGCATAACTATAGACGAAAATCTGATGGATGCCGCCAATATTATCAGGGGAGAAAAAGTGCAGATCGTGAACAACAACAACGGTGAGCGATTGGAAACTTACGCCATACCAGGCCCCAGAGGTTCTGGCGAACTCACCCTGAACGGTGCCGCTGCCCGAAAAGTGGCCGTAGGCGACGTTTTGATCTTGATCACCTATGCCTGGATGGATATCGAAAAGGCAAAGACATTTAATCCTGCATTGGTATTCCCCAACGAGGAAACCAATCTACTCCAATAG
- the radA gene encoding DNA repair protein RadA, with protein MAKTKTTFFCQNCGAQFPKWIGQCSSCKEWNTIVEEVIQKEDKKSWRTDTVAKQANKPLRVSEITQEKELRLDTLDQEFNRVLGGGLVPGSLTLLGGEPGIGKSTLLLQIALKLPYKILYVSGEESQRQIKMRADRIQPNSENCYILTETKTQNIFQQITTIEPDLVIIDSIQTLHTDYIESAAGSISQIRECTAELIKFAKESHTPVILVGHITKDGTIAGPKILEHMVDTVLQFEGDRNYVYRILRSLKNRFGSTAELGIYEMQGSGLREVNNPSEVLISKNDEDLSGTAIAATVEGMRPLLIEIQALVSTAVYGTPQRSATGFNAKRLNMLLAVLEKRAGFKLAAKDVFLNITGGISVDDPAIDLAVMAAILSSNSDIAIEKGVCFAAEVGLAGEIRPVQRVDQRILEAEKLGFSKIFVSKNNKIGLKQSGIQIQKVSKIEDVVAHLFG; from the coding sequence ATGGCCAAGACCAAAACAACATTCTTTTGTCAAAATTGTGGCGCCCAATTTCCTAAATGGATCGGACAATGTTCCTCCTGCAAGGAATGGAACACCATTGTGGAAGAAGTCATCCAAAAAGAGGACAAAAAAAGTTGGCGAACCGACACCGTTGCCAAACAGGCCAATAAACCGCTTCGCGTTTCCGAAATCACCCAAGAGAAGGAACTGCGCTTGGATACCTTGGACCAAGAATTCAACCGTGTGTTGGGCGGTGGGTTGGTACCAGGCTCATTGACCTTGTTGGGCGGGGAACCAGGTATCGGAAAAAGTACGCTGTTGCTTCAGATTGCGCTAAAACTGCCCTACAAAATCCTATATGTGTCGGGCGAGGAAAGTCAGCGACAGATAAAAATGAGAGCCGACCGGATTCAGCCCAACAGCGAGAATTGTTATATCCTCACTGAAACGAAAACGCAGAATATATTTCAACAGATCACTACCATTGAGCCCGATTTGGTAATCATCGATTCCATACAGACCTTACATACCGATTATATCGAATCCGCTGCGGGGAGCATTTCCCAAATCAGGGAATGTACAGCGGAACTCATCAAGTTTGCCAAGGAAAGTCATACCCCTGTTATTTTGGTTGGACACATCACCAAAGATGGCACCATTGCGGGCCCAAAGATTTTGGAGCATATGGTGGATACCGTTCTCCAATTTGAAGGTGACCGCAATTATGTGTACCGAATCCTTCGATCCCTTAAAAACCGCTTCGGTTCCACAGCTGAACTCGGTATTTACGAGATGCAGGGAAGCGGCCTACGTGAAGTGAACAATCCATCGGAAGTGTTGATTTCCAAAAATGACGAAGACCTCAGCGGTACTGCCATCGCAGCCACTGTGGAAGGTATGCGACCTTTGTTGATAGAGATTCAGGCTTTGGTGAGCACCGCCGTGTATGGAACGCCACAACGTTCCGCCACAGGTTTCAATGCCAAACGTTTGAACATGCTCTTGGCGGTTTTGGAAAAAAGGGCAGGTTTTAAATTGGCCGCAAAAGATGTTTTTTTGAACATTACCGGTGGCATCTCCGTAGATGACCCCGCTATCGATTTGGCCGTAATGGCCGCTATCCTATCCAGCAACTCCGACATTGCCATTGAAAAAGGTGTTTGCTTTGCTGCAGAAGTCGGACTTGCAGGTGAAATTAGGCCAGTTCAACGAGTGGACCAACGCATACTCGAAGCTGAAAAATTGGGCTTTTCCAAAATATTTGTCTCCAAAAACAACAAAATCGGTTTAAAACAATCTGGCATACAGATTCAAAAAGTATCCAAGATCGAGGATGTAGTTGCCCATCTGTTCGGGTAA
- a CDS encoding glycogen/starch synthase — MNGKKVLFVSSELVPYLPENPVSLMSYEAPRMVNSNGGQIRIFMPRYGNINERRHQLHEVIRLSGMNLVINDMDMPLIIKVASIPKERIQVYFIDNDEYFKRKATFADSSGKLFPDNDERAIFFAKGVVETVKKLNWSPDIIHVHGWMASMVPLYLRKYYADEPLFSESRIVTSVYGKDFEGELDSQMIDKIAFDGIAKEDIAALSKPEYNNLLKVAVDHSDAVILAAEDLSDDLKSHIDNLSVPVLPYVSLQEAEEAYTNFYNTEVLK; from the coding sequence ATGAATGGTAAAAAGGTATTGTTTGTATCTTCTGAATTAGTTCCCTACCTCCCAGAGAATCCTGTTTCCTTAATGTCGTACGAAGCGCCAAGAATGGTGAACAGCAATGGTGGGCAAATACGCATATTTATGCCAAGGTATGGAAACATTAACGAAAGAAGGCATCAATTACACGAGGTCATCCGTTTATCGGGGATGAATTTGGTCATCAACGACATGGATATGCCCTTGATTATCAAGGTAGCCTCCATACCCAAAGAACGAATCCAAGTTTACTTTATAGACAACGACGAATACTTTAAAAGAAAAGCAACATTTGCGGATTCTAGCGGAAAACTGTTCCCGGATAATGATGAGAGAGCCATTTTCTTTGCCAAAGGAGTGGTGGAAACCGTGAAAAAACTGAATTGGTCGCCGGATATCATCCATGTACACGGTTGGATGGCCTCCATGGTACCACTTTATTTGAGAAAGTATTATGCAGATGAACCCCTGTTCTCCGAAAGTAGGATAGTGACATCTGTTTATGGAAAGGATTTTGAAGGTGAACTGGACAGCCAAATGATCGATAAAATCGCCTTTGATGGCATAGCCAAAGAGGATATTGCCGCCCTGTCCAAGCCCGAGTATAATAATTTGTTAAAGGTTGCCGTAGATCATTCCGATGCCGTTATTTTAGCCGCGGAGGATTTGTCCGACGACCTAAAAAGTCATATCGATAATCTTTCCGTTCCGGTACTTCCCTATGTTTCGCTTCAAGAAGCAGAGGAGGCGTACACAAATTTCTATAACACAGAGGTTTTAAAATAG
- the panC gene encoding pantoate--beta-alanine ligase, which translates to MKIFDRKKDLNTFTLQQRKKDCTIGLVPTMGALHSGHISLVKKALSENDLVVVSIFVNPTQFDKRDDLEKYPRTFEKDIDLLRQVSDKIVVFAPTVDEIYEGKVASESYEFEGLDKVMEGEFRSGHFDGVGTIVELLLRTVAPDRAYFGEKDFQQLQIIRKMAEIKHLPYTIIGCPIEREPHGLAMSSRNERLSKTTREQAGFIHNTLQTAKTKFGTESALDIKDWVTSEFQGNPLFELEYFEIADEHTLTPALKIQDNQKYRAFIAVYADGVRLIDNLRLN; encoded by the coding sequence ATGAAGATATTCGACCGAAAAAAAGACCTCAACACCTTTACGCTGCAACAGCGGAAAAAAGACTGTACCATTGGTCTTGTGCCCACTATGGGAGCGTTGCACAGCGGTCATATCTCTTTGGTAAAAAAAGCCCTCTCCGAAAATGACCTGGTCGTGGTAAGTATATTTGTGAATCCCACACAGTTCGACAAAAGGGATGATCTGGAAAAATATCCCCGTACTTTTGAAAAGGATATCGATTTATTAAGGCAAGTATCCGATAAGATTGTTGTGTTCGCACCTACGGTGGATGAAATCTATGAAGGTAAAGTCGCATCCGAGTCCTATGAATTTGAAGGTCTGGACAAGGTAATGGAAGGAGAATTCCGGTCGGGGCATTTTGATGGCGTTGGCACCATTGTGGAACTTTTGCTCCGAACCGTGGCCCCGGACAGGGCCTACTTTGGCGAAAAGGATTTTCAGCAATTGCAGATCATTCGAAAAATGGCCGAAATCAAGCATTTGCCGTATACCATCATAGGGTGCCCTATTGAACGGGAGCCCCATGGCCTGGCCATGAGTTCACGTAATGAAAGACTGTCAAAAACGACTAGGGAACAGGCTGGCTTTATCCATAACACGCTGCAAACTGCCAAAACAAAATTTGGCACGGAAAGTGCACTGGATATAAAGGATTGGGTAACCTCGGAATTTCAAGGAAACCCACTGTTTGAGCTTGAATATTTTGAAATTGCCGACGAGCATACCTTAACACCGGCATTAAAAATTCAAGACAACCAAAAATATAGGGCGTTCATTGCCGTTTATGCCGACGGAGTTCGCTTAATTGATAATCTAAGATTGAATTGA
- a CDS encoding alpha/beta hydrolase-fold protein, with protein MKKCLLLLIGFTCLNLGAQVKKEIFESFKLQERRDVSYYFPEDYDEEKSYPLIVVLDAEHLFDLVVANVKFQSSFDRMPQAIVVGVDQLENDIRWEDCAFEEVSGLPSEKGKLFFEFLGTEIIPYLETSYNVAPFKMFVGYDITANFGNYYLFKDRSLFNSYISISPVLATEMESRVPARLSELDQTIFYNLIVEKAPTDDRQRVLQMNASIKSITKESLHYFFDEYENADHTSIAAYGISKAFDNVFRIYRPITPAEYKSDILTSEEPVFNYLETRYGTIKDLFGFEKPVELNDIMAIYAACLKKEDYESLKPLAELCKKEFPETMMGFYFEAEHYEFIGEPKKAFKTFEKAFQMEEIDFLTKDLALQKIDALKEDFGY; from the coding sequence ATGAAAAAATGTCTATTGCTACTGATAGGCTTCACCTGCTTGAACCTAGGCGCCCAAGTAAAAAAGGAAATATTCGAATCCTTTAAATTACAGGAACGACGCGATGTTTCCTACTACTTTCCAGAAGATTACGACGAAGAAAAATCGTATCCACTCATCGTGGTACTCGACGCCGAACATTTGTTCGACCTTGTCGTGGCCAACGTAAAATTCCAAAGCAGCTTTGATCGCATGCCCCAAGCCATTGTGGTAGGCGTGGATCAATTGGAGAATGACATTCGCTGGGAAGATTGCGCCTTCGAAGAAGTTTCGGGCCTACCATCCGAAAAAGGAAAGCTGTTCTTTGAGTTTTTGGGCACTGAAATCATTCCATACCTAGAGACCAGTTACAATGTGGCTCCATTCAAAATGTTTGTGGGGTACGATATCACCGCCAATTTTGGCAACTACTATTTGTTCAAGGATAGATCATTGTTCAATTCGTACATCAGCATTTCGCCTGTTTTGGCCACTGAAATGGAAAGTAGGGTGCCTGCACGCCTATCGGAGCTCGACCAGACGATTTTTTACAACTTGATCGTAGAAAAAGCACCCACCGATGATCGCCAGCGCGTACTTCAAATGAATGCCAGCATCAAATCCATCACCAAAGAATCCCTGCATTACTTTTTTGATGAATATGAAAATGCCGACCACACCTCCATTGCCGCCTATGGGATAAGCAAAGCTTTTGATAATGTATTTAGGATTTACCGACCCATTACCCCTGCGGAATACAAATCGGATATTTTGACCTCCGAAGAGCCTGTATTTAACTATCTGGAAACGCGATATGGCACAATCAAAGACCTCTTTGGTTTTGAAAAACCCGTGGAACTCAACGATATCATGGCCATTTATGCGGCTTGCCTTAAAAAGGAGGATTACGAATCCTTAAAACCACTGGCAGAGCTTTGCAAAAAGGAATTTCCAGAAACCATGATGGGCTTTTATTTTGAAGCAGAACACTATGAGTTCATCGGAGAGCCAAAAAAGGCATTCAAGACCTTTGAAAAAGCCTTCCAAATGGAAGAAATCGACTTTTTGACCAAGGATTTGGCACTTCAAAAAATAGATGCGCTCAAGGAAGACTTTGGGTATTAG
- a CDS encoding lysylphosphatidylglycerol synthase transmembrane domain-containing protein → MGKSLKKFLKLFVPIAFGLFLVWYSYNSTTPEERDQILHYISNASPFWVGISVIIGILSHISRAVRWKYLLEPMGYRPKTINTIFIVLISYFANLGIPRSGEILRATALTTYEKVPFEKGFGTIVTERVIDLLMLLIIILVTLVLQTDFILGFLEQRGVNLIGAIGILFVGIVGLFLGSYIIRKSKSPLALKLKGFLGGLQDGVLSLFRMKNKWPFILHTVFIWTAYFGMFWVIKYTVEETVPLSMGELLVAFVAGAFAMSTTNGGIGLYPIAVSAALGIYGISSVSGDAFGWIMWIAQTMMVVLFGTISFIVLPLLNRNR, encoded by the coding sequence TTGGGCAAATCCCTAAAAAAATTCCTTAAACTTTTTGTACCCATCGCTTTTGGGCTCTTCTTGGTTTGGTACTCCTACAACTCCACCACACCTGAAGAACGGGATCAAATCCTCCACTATATTTCCAATGCCAGCCCATTTTGGGTGGGTATTTCCGTGATTATCGGGATTTTGAGCCACATTTCCAGAGCGGTCCGTTGGAAATATCTGCTGGAACCCATGGGATATCGCCCCAAAACCATCAACACAATATTTATTGTATTGATTTCCTATTTTGCCAACTTGGGCATACCCCGCTCGGGCGAAATTTTAAGGGCCACCGCACTCACCACCTACGAAAAGGTCCCTTTTGAAAAAGGCTTCGGAACCATTGTCACAGAAAGGGTCATAGACCTCTTGATGCTTTTGATCATCATATTGGTCACCCTCGTACTTCAAACGGATTTTATTCTAGGATTTCTGGAGCAACGAGGAGTAAACCTCATCGGGGCCATTGGAATTTTATTTGTTGGGATAGTCGGTCTTTTTCTGGGGTCGTACATCATCCGAAAATCAAAATCGCCATTGGCGTTAAAGTTGAAAGGCTTCTTGGGCGGACTTCAAGATGGGGTGCTCAGCCTCTTCAGAATGAAAAACAAATGGCCGTTCATCCTTCATACGGTTTTTATCTGGACCGCCTATTTTGGTATGTTCTGGGTGATAAAATACACGGTTGAAGAAACCGTTCCACTCTCCATGGGCGAACTATTGGTGGCCTTTGTCGCAGGGGCCTTCGCCATGTCGACCACCAACGGCGGAATTGGCCTGTATCCCATAGCGGTAAGTGCTGCCTTGGGCATCTATGGCATCAGCTCTGTTTCTGGTGATGCTTTCGGTTGGATCATGTGGATCGCACAAACCATGATGGTCGTCCTTTTCGGTACAATATCCTTCATCGTATTACCGTTATTGAATAGAAATCGGTAA